A window from Pseudomonas moraviensis encodes these proteins:
- a CDS encoding DUF2069 domain-containing protein, which translates to MAKKPKVLPSVAWLEPRVKAMRVLSLLSFFALAGLLAAYYLLFADLHGARPWVILLVELIPWLVLAPAMIMGSGRGHSWMCFVVNLYFIKGALAAYDPNRHVFGLLEMAASLAVFCSALLYVRWRYQLNRKLAGEGEVSVA; encoded by the coding sequence ATGGCGAAGAAGCCGAAAGTCCTGCCCTCGGTGGCGTGGCTTGAGCCACGGGTCAAGGCAATGCGCGTGCTCAGCCTGCTGAGCTTTTTCGCCCTCGCCGGATTGCTCGCCGCTTATTACCTGCTGTTCGCCGACCTGCACGGCGCACGGCCGTGGGTGATTCTGCTGGTCGAGCTGATCCCGTGGCTGGTGCTCGCCCCGGCGATGATCATGGGCAGCGGCCGTGGACATTCGTGGATGTGTTTTGTAGTGAACCTGTATTTCATCAAAGGCGCACTGGCCGCATACGATCCCAACCGGCACGTGTTCGGTCTGCTGGAAATGGCCGCGAGCCTGGCAGTGTTCTGTTCGGCGCTGCTGTATGTGCGCTGGCGCTATCAGTTGAAT